One Streptomyces sp. V4I8 genomic window carries:
- a CDS encoding ArsO family NAD(P)H-dependent flavin-containing monooxygenase, translating to MTRSTQVVVIGGGQSGLAAGYHLRRLGIDFVILDAQAAAGGAWQHTWDSLHLFSPAAFSSLPGRLMPPQAGEEYPDADHVMAYLRDYEKRYELPIERPVQVFGVHRDAEHLRVEADSGTWHARAVISATGTWWRPFLPAVPGRGVFEGRQLHTVEYRSPSDFAGQRVVVVGGGNSGAQIAADLAYDAELNWVTQRPPRYLADDIDGRALFDAATARRRALDEGSTDTGGVASLGDIVAVPPVREARDRGLLKASPMFARLVPGGVEWADGTRAEADAIIWCTGFRPALSHLAPLQLRGRRGHIATEGTRAVEEPRLHLLGYGDWTGPASATLIGVGRPAREAAREIAGLLA from the coding sequence ATGACCCGTAGTACGCAAGTGGTGGTCATTGGCGGCGGCCAGTCCGGCCTCGCCGCCGGTTACCACCTGCGCCGCCTCGGCATCGACTTCGTCATCCTCGACGCCCAGGCTGCCGCAGGGGGTGCCTGGCAGCACACGTGGGACTCGCTCCACCTCTTCTCGCCTGCGGCTTTCTCCTCGCTGCCGGGACGGCTCATGCCGCCGCAGGCGGGAGAGGAGTACCCGGATGCCGACCACGTGATGGCGTATCTGCGGGACTACGAGAAGCGCTACGAGCTGCCGATCGAGCGACCGGTGCAGGTGTTCGGCGTGCACCGGGACGCTGAACACCTGCGCGTGGAGGCCGACTCCGGTACCTGGCATGCCCGCGCCGTGATCAGCGCGACCGGCACATGGTGGCGCCCTTTCCTCCCCGCGGTACCAGGGCGTGGGGTGTTCGAGGGGCGTCAGCTGCACACGGTGGAGTACCGCAGCCCGAGTGACTTCGCCGGACAGCGCGTCGTGGTGGTCGGTGGTGGCAATTCCGGTGCTCAGATCGCCGCCGACCTGGCCTACGACGCCGAGCTGAACTGGGTCACCCAGCGCCCGCCCCGCTATCTGGCCGACGACATCGACGGCCGTGCCCTGTTCGACGCGGCCACCGCCCGCCGCCGCGCCCTCGACGAGGGGAGTACGGACACGGGCGGCGTGGCGTCGCTCGGCGACATCGTCGCCGTACCGCCTGTGCGCGAGGCTCGGGATCGGGGTCTGCTCAAGGCGAGCCCGATGTTCGCCAGGCTGGTTCCCGGCGGCGTTGAATGGGCCGACGGTACCCGTGCCGAGGCTGACGCGATCATCTGGTGCACGGGCTTCCGACCCGCCCTGTCCCACCTGGCCCCGCTCCAACTCCGCGGCCGACGAGGGCACATCGCCACGGAGGGCACCCGCGCAGTGGAGGAGCCGCGCCTGCACCTGCTCGGCTACGGCGACTGGACCGGGCCCGCCTCTGCCACCCTCATCGGCGTCGGCCGTCCCGCCCGCGAGGCAGCCAGGGAGATCGCCGGCTTGCTCGCGTAG
- a CDS encoding cation transporter, with product MTAISLGPSPARRETLTRRIRLLVTATITYNAIEAAVALTAGTLASSTALIGFGLDSVIEVSSAAAVAWQFSAREHAVREAREQTTLRIISVSFFALAVYVTVDAVRALTGTGEAERSLTGIVLAALSLAVMPFLSAAQRRAGRELGSASAVADSKQTLLCTYVSAVLLAGLILNATLGWSWADPVAALAIAVIAAKEGRDAWQGNGCCAPTTAPAPTPSHDDALADACGCRPGCTCCS from the coding sequence ATGACCGCGATATCCCTCGGCCCCTCCCCGGCCCGCCGCGAGACGCTCACCCGCCGAATACGCCTGCTGGTCACCGCGACGATCACCTACAACGCCATCGAGGCGGCCGTCGCCCTCACCGCCGGCACCCTCGCCTCGTCCACCGCCCTGATCGGCTTCGGCCTGGACTCCGTCATCGAGGTCTCCTCCGCCGCCGCGGTCGCCTGGCAGTTCTCCGCCCGCGAGCACGCCGTACGCGAAGCACGAGAGCAGACCACGCTGCGGATCATCTCGGTGTCGTTCTTCGCTCTCGCCGTCTACGTCACCGTCGATGCCGTCCGCGCCCTGACCGGCACCGGCGAAGCCGAACGCTCCCTGACCGGCATCGTCCTTGCCGCCCTCTCCCTGGCGGTGATGCCGTTCCTGTCCGCGGCTCAGCGGCGTGCCGGACGTGAACTCGGCTCCGCCTCCGCGGTCGCCGACTCCAAACAGACCCTGCTGTGCACCTACGTCTCCGCCGTACTCCTGGCCGGCCTGATCCTCAACGCCACTCTCGGCTGGTCCTGGGCCGACCCCGTCGCCGCCCTGGCCATCGCCGTCATCGCGGCCAAAGAAGGACGCGACGCCTGGCAGGGCAACGGCTGCTGCGCCCCGACCACCGCACCCGCTCCCACCCCGTCGCACGATGACGCGCTCGCGGACGCGTGCGGCTGCCGGCCAGGCTGCACCTGCTGCTCGTGA
- a CDS encoding ArsR/SmtB family transcription factor, with product MLTVASDIDVLARFGRALADPIRCRILLALRQAPAYPADLADALGISRTRLSNHLACLRDCGLVVTVPDGRRTRYELADERLGHALDDLRAAVVAVEADKTCPDAASKGCC from the coding sequence GTGCTGACCGTTGCCTCCGACATCGACGTGCTGGCCCGCTTCGGCCGCGCGCTCGCCGACCCCATCCGCTGCCGGATCCTGCTCGCCCTGCGCCAGGCGCCGGCCTACCCGGCCGATCTCGCCGATGCCCTCGGCATCTCCCGCACCCGGCTCTCCAATCACCTGGCCTGCCTGCGGGACTGCGGCCTGGTCGTCACCGTGCCCGACGGCCGCCGTACCCGCTACGAACTCGCCGACGAACGCCTCGGCCACGCCCTGGACGATCTGCGTGCCGCGGTGGTCGCGGTGGAGGCGGACAAGACCTGCCCGGACGCGGCGTCGAAGGGCTGCTGCTGA
- a CDS encoding GNAT family N-acetyltransferase, with protein MTNLDDAYRLTAGVPSTETYRRLRTEADLSDKAPEAVALALSNTWHGVVLHHEEEPIGMGRIIGDGGTAFQIVDIRVLPAHQGRGLGRRIMAALTEELERRAPATAYVSLIADGPARFLYERFSFADTAEHDSIGMYRVMGA; from the coding sequence ATGACCAACCTCGACGACGCTTACCGACTGACCGCGGGTGTGCCGTCCACCGAGACCTATCGCCGCCTGCGCACCGAAGCCGACCTCTCGGACAAGGCCCCCGAAGCGGTCGCGCTCGCCCTATCCAACACCTGGCACGGGGTGGTCCTCCACCACGAGGAGGAGCCCATCGGCATGGGGCGGATCATCGGCGACGGCGGCACCGCGTTCCAGATCGTCGACATCCGCGTACTCCCCGCCCACCAGGGGCGCGGCCTCGGCAGACGTATCATGGCCGCGCTCACCGAGGAGCTGGAGCGCCGGGCGCCCGCCACGGCCTACGTCTCCCTCATCGCGGACGGGCCCGCGCGCTTCCTCTACGAGAGGTTCAGCTTCGCCGACACCGCCGAGCACGACTCGATCGGCATGTACCGGGTGATGGGTGCCTGA
- a CDS encoding ArsR/SmtB family transcription factor, whose protein sequence is MSNTRVLPLLEPETPEAVVPCCPPLTERPLTADEAEKTARMFKALGDPVRLRLFSAVASHEGGEACVCDISDVGVSQPTVSHHLKKLKEAGLLSSERRGTWVYYRVEPSVLAAMGKLLTSASIAA, encoded by the coding sequence ATGTCGAATACGAGGGTGCTGCCGCTGCTGGAACCCGAGACCCCCGAGGCCGTGGTGCCGTGCTGCCCTCCGCTCACGGAGCGCCCGCTGACCGCCGACGAGGCCGAGAAGACGGCCCGGATGTTCAAGGCGCTCGGCGACCCGGTGCGGCTGCGGCTGTTCTCGGCCGTGGCCTCACATGAGGGCGGCGAAGCGTGCGTGTGCGACATCTCCGACGTCGGCGTGTCCCAGCCGACCGTCTCCCACCACCTGAAGAAGCTCAAGGAAGCCGGCCTGCTCAGCTCCGAGCGGCGCGGCACCTGGGTGTACTACCGCGTCGAGCCGTCAGTGCTCGCCGCGATGGGCAAGCTGCTGACGAGCGCCTCGATCGCGGCCTGA
- a CDS encoding ArsR/SmtB family transcription factor, producing MKDFLERSEAERYASWFKALADATRIQVVTLPARSGEPMTVRQNVEAVEVGQSTVSRHLKGLAEVGFVLVERKGASSWYRLNEECVHAFPFGGRCRHGAPRAGPERKRCGARAPA from the coding sequence ATGAAAGACTTTCTGGAACGCTCCGAGGCCGAGCGGTACGCGAGCTGGTTCAAGGCGCTGGCCGACGCCACGCGCATTCAGGTTGTGACGCTGCCGGCGCGCAGCGGTGAGCCCATGACGGTGCGGCAGAACGTCGAGGCCGTGGAGGTGGGGCAGTCGACGGTCTCGCGTCACCTCAAGGGGCTGGCGGAGGTGGGCTTCGTGCTGGTCGAGCGGAAAGGTGCGTCCAGTTGGTACCGGCTGAACGAGGAGTGCGTCCACGCTTTCCCCTTCGGCGGCCGATGTCGTCATGGGGCGCCCCGCGCCGGCCCGGAACGCAAGCGGTGCGGCGCGCGGGCGCCGGCGTAG
- a CDS encoding MFS transporter, which produces MRRAAWGFVFGADLAVLAVSRLVTGMGSGCLWLGITFATLAAWPGQEYLCVSRIYAAYSAGSLLGPLLGAIHGVRGPFVAYLALVLLALVPVLTLRLPATAGAFAPDRRALRSPGFRAAVVALAFAVLALGTLEGVLPLHFGTKLGQSQIGVLYAATSVMVAVAGAAAARWPPRAMLLVSTVLVVSGFALAGASTAVPVWIAALAVAGAGIGLADTGATGVLLDAVPPQRIVTAMVLWSQIGILGYLAAPLIGGPVVDAFGYGAVAAVVALMATGAAATLARSNRS; this is translated from the coding sequence TTGCGGCGGGCAGCCTGGGGGTTCGTCTTCGGCGCGGACCTGGCCGTCTTGGCCGTCTCCCGTCTGGTGACGGGGATGGGCTCCGGGTGTCTGTGGCTGGGGATCACCTTCGCCACCCTGGCTGCCTGGCCGGGGCAGGAATACCTGTGCGTGAGCCGCATCTACGCCGCCTACTCGGCCGGCAGCCTGCTGGGCCCGCTGCTCGGGGCGATCCACGGGGTGCGTGGCCCCTTCGTCGCTTACCTCGCCCTCGTCCTCCTCGCGCTCGTGCCCGTGTTGACGCTCCGGCTTCCTGCGACGGCGGGCGCGTTCGCCCCCGACCGTCGCGCTCTGCGCTCACCCGGATTCCGGGCGGCAGTCGTGGCCCTCGCCTTTGCCGTGCTGGCGCTCGGCACGCTCGAAGGGGTGCTGCCGCTCCACTTCGGCACGAAGTTGGGCCAGTCTCAGATCGGGGTGCTGTATGCGGCGACATCGGTCATGGTGGCGGTCGCGGGAGCAGCGGCGGCACGGTGGCCGCCGCGGGCGATGCTGCTGGTCTCCACCGTGCTGGTGGTCAGCGGCTTCGCGCTCGCCGGAGCCAGTACGGCCGTACCCGTATGGATCGCGGCGCTCGCCGTCGCGGGGGCCGGTATCGGGCTGGCCGACACCGGAGCGACCGGTGTGCTCCTCGACGCCGTACCCCCGCAGCGCATCGTGACGGCCATGGTTCTGTGGTCCCAGATCGGCATCCTGGGCTACCTGGCCGCTCCCCTGATCGGCGGCCCCGTAGTCGATGCCTTCGGCTACGGGGCGGTCGCCGCTGTTGTCGCGTTGATGGCTACGGGAGCAGCCGCGACGCTCGCCCGGTCCAACCGGTCATGA
- a CDS encoding flavin-containing monooxygenase, which translates to MAAPLRQPHALLSRRIQLAAGLAVRRRPGSISHRDEVIAYLQRYADQLDADIRTQTRVREVGYGDGVFRLSLEGGGELEARAVVAATGTFGRPYLADLPGLEGYAGTVLHAADYRVPEPFTGQRVVVVGAGNSAVQIATEIAERAQVTLAARHPVRFARRQTLGRDLHWWLTRTGLDTLPIGRFLRTPPTQLVIDDGRYRAAVAAGRPDRRPLFTGISDTKVIWSDGSAEEVDTVLLATGYRPARPGLSRPARRPRRIRASAPSRGHVAHTPGTGLRRPGVAAQPVLELPARSGPGRRPDSAARRGPPDPLR; encoded by the coding sequence ATGGCCGCGCCACTGCGACAGCCTCACGCTCTTCTCTCCCGCCGGATACAGCTCGCTGCCGGGCTTGCCGTTCGGCGGAGACCGGGATCGATATCGCACCGGGACGAGGTGATCGCCTACCTCCAGCGGTACGCCGACCAGCTGGACGCCGACATCCGCACCCAGACGCGCGTGCGCGAAGTCGGCTATGGCGATGGCGTGTTCCGGCTGAGCCTGGAGGGCGGCGGCGAGCTGGAGGCGCGTGCCGTGGTCGCGGCCACCGGCACCTTCGGGCGCCCCTACCTCGCTGACCTTCCGGGCCTGGAGGGCTACGCGGGAACGGTGCTGCACGCCGCCGACTACCGCGTACCCGAGCCGTTCACCGGACAGCGCGTCGTGGTCGTCGGTGCAGGGAACTCCGCGGTGCAGATCGCCACCGAGATCGCCGAGCGGGCCCAGGTGACGCTGGCGGCGCGGCATCCCGTCCGGTTCGCCCGCCGGCAGACGCTGGGGCGAGACCTGCACTGGTGGCTGACCCGCACGGGCCTCGACACGCTGCCCATCGGCCGGTTCCTGCGCACCCCGCCGACCCAACTGGTCATCGACGACGGCCGCTACCGCGCCGCTGTCGCCGCCGGACGACCGGACCGGCGCCCGCTGTTCACCGGCATCAGCGACACCAAGGTCATCTGGTCCGACGGCAGCGCTGAGGAGGTCGACACTGTCCTGCTGGCCACCGGCTACCGGCCCGCCCGACCTGGGCTATCTCGCCCCGCTCGGCGCCCTCGACGAATCCGGGCATCCGCGCCATCGCGAGGGCATGTCGCTCACACACCCGGGACTGGCCTACGTCGGCCTGGAGTGGCAGCGCAGCCTGTCCTCGAACTCCCTGCGCGGAGTGGGCCGGGACGCCGTCCGGACAGCGCGGCACGGCGCGGCCCACCTGACCCGCTTCGGTGA
- a CDS encoding FAD-dependent oxidoreductase, whose product MERVDVAVIGAGQAGLTSAHALSRQGLVPVVLEASDLPAGSWPRHCDSLTLFSPAGYSSLPGLPFGGDRDRYRTGTR is encoded by the coding sequence ATGGAACGCGTGGATGTAGCCGTGATCGGGGCAGGCCAGGCCGGTCTGACCTCGGCGCATGCTCTGAGTCGGCAAGGGCTGGTGCCGGTGGTTCTGGAGGCGTCCGATCTGCCCGCCGGATCATGGCCGCGCCACTGCGACAGCCTCACGCTCTTCTCTCCCGCCGGATACAGCTCGCTGCCGGGCTTGCCGTTCGGCGGAGACCGGGATCGATATCGCACCGGGACGAGGTGA
- a CDS encoding NAD(P)-binding domain-containing protein, producing the protein MSAPTIDQLPVVVIGAGPTGLAAAAHVVERGLEPLVLEAGPAAGAAVREWSHVRLFSTWGEVIDPAAEKLLAPTGWIRPDAAAYPTGGDWAQQYLQPLADALGDKVRYGAQVTGVARAGRDRIVDSGRDEQPFTVHIETADGREERITARAVIDASGTWTTPSPMGADGLPALGEKAVADHISYRVPDLNDPAVRVRYAGRRTAVIGSGASAFTALALLADLAKEEEGTHAVWILRRGIGANTYGGGEADQLPARGALGLSAKAAVEAGHASAITGFRTQAVSYDGDRLVLESEDGRRTDPIDEVIVLTGLRPDLSFLSELRLGLDERLQAPTALAPLIDPNVHSCGTVYPHGVNELSHPEQDVYLVGMKSYGRAPTFLAMTGYEQVRSITAAIAGDREAAERVELTLPETGVCGGAGLFDEPENAEQSGGGCCAAPATLQIGLGAPASTSGGC; encoded by the coding sequence GTGAGCGCGCCCACCATCGACCAGCTGCCTGTCGTGGTCATCGGAGCCGGACCGACCGGCCTGGCTGCCGCCGCCCATGTCGTCGAGCGCGGCCTCGAACCCCTGGTCCTGGAGGCCGGCCCGGCTGCGGGTGCCGCCGTGCGCGAGTGGTCGCACGTCCGCCTGTTCTCCACCTGGGGCGAGGTCATCGACCCGGCCGCGGAGAAGCTCCTGGCCCCGACCGGCTGGATCCGCCCCGACGCCGCCGCTTACCCGACCGGCGGCGACTGGGCCCAGCAATACCTGCAGCCGCTCGCCGACGCGCTCGGCGACAAGGTCCGCTACGGCGCCCAGGTGACCGGCGTCGCCCGCGCCGGACGCGACCGGATCGTCGACTCCGGCCGCGACGAGCAGCCTTTCACCGTGCACATCGAGACCGCGGACGGCCGCGAGGAGCGGATCACTGCCCGCGCCGTCATCGACGCCTCCGGCACCTGGACCACCCCCTCCCCGATGGGCGCCGACGGTCTCCCCGCCCTCGGCGAGAAGGCCGTCGCCGACCACATCTCCTACCGCGTCCCGGACCTCAACGACCCGGCCGTACGCGTCCGTTACGCGGGCAGGCGCACCGCGGTCATCGGCTCCGGAGCCTCCGCCTTCACCGCCCTCGCCCTCCTCGCCGACCTCGCGAAGGAGGAAGAGGGAACCCACGCGGTGTGGATCCTGCGCCGCGGCATCGGCGCCAACACCTACGGCGGCGGCGAGGCCGACCAACTCCCCGCCCGTGGCGCCCTCGGCCTGAGCGCCAAGGCGGCTGTCGAGGCCGGTCACGCGAGCGCGATCACCGGATTCCGCACGCAGGCCGTCTCGTACGACGGTGACCGACTGGTCCTCGAGTCCGAGGACGGCCGCCGCACGGACCCCATCGACGAGGTCATCGTCCTGACCGGCCTCCGCCCGGACCTCTCCTTCCTCTCCGAGCTCCGCCTCGGCCTCGACGAACGCCTCCAGGCCCCGACGGCCCTGGCCCCGTTGATCGACCCCAACGTCCACTCCTGCGGCACGGTCTACCCGCACGGCGTCAACGAGCTCTCCCACCCCGAGCAGGACGTCTACCTGGTCGGCATGAAGTCCTACGGCCGCGCCCCGACCTTCCTTGCCATGACCGGCTACGAGCAGGTCCGCTCCATCACCGCCGCGATCGCCGGCGATCGGGAGGCCGCCGAGCGCGTTGAGCTGACCCTTCCGGAGACCGGGGTCTGCGGCGGCGCGGGCCTGTTCGACGAGCCGGAGAACGCCGAGCAGTCCGGCGGCGGATGCTGCGCCGCCCCCGCCACCCTTCAGATCGGCCTCGGCGCCCCGGCCTCCACATCCGGCGGCTGCTGA
- a CDS encoding ArsI/CadI family heavy metal resistance metalloenzyme, protein MSRVQLALRVPDLDASVAFYSKLFGTEPAKLRDGYANFAIAEPPLKLVLIEGVADEATRMDHLGVEVESTEAVHAATARLSGEGLATGVENDTTCCYALQDKVWVHGPGQEPWEVYVVKADADSLAKQQGSTCCADPTTAETDGAKEPVAAGGCC, encoded by the coding sequence ATGTCCCGCGTACAGCTCGCCCTCCGCGTCCCGGATCTCGACGCGTCCGTCGCCTTCTACAGCAAGCTCTTCGGCACCGAACCCGCCAAACTCCGCGACGGCTACGCCAACTTCGCCATAGCCGAGCCCCCGCTCAAGCTCGTCCTGATCGAGGGAGTGGCGGACGAGGCGACCCGCATGGACCATCTCGGCGTCGAGGTGGAGAGCACCGAGGCGGTCCACGCGGCCACCGCTCGTCTCAGCGGAGAAGGCTTGGCCACCGGCGTCGAGAACGACACCACCTGCTGCTACGCCCTGCAGGACAAGGTCTGGGTGCACGGCCCCGGCCAGGAGCCCTGGGAGGTGTACGTCGTCAAGGCCGACGCCGACTCCCTGGCCAAGCAGCAGGGCAGCACCTGTTGCGCCGACCCGACGACGGCCGAGACCGACGGCGCGAAGGAACCCGTCGCCGCGGGCGGCTGCTGCTGA
- a CDS encoding alpha/beta fold hydrolase — protein MPESPALPAWLTEEDIQAYAEDFALHGDQAFTGAFNWYRNIERDNELLAPFQGRGIDVPALYVVGDRDMVTSPHCAPRAKTAR, from the coding sequence ATGCCGGAGTCGCCCGCTCTCCCGGCCTGGCTGACGGAGGAGGACATTCAGGCGTACGCCGAGGACTTCGCCCTGCACGGCGATCAGGCGTTCACCGGAGCCTTCAACTGGTACCGGAACATCGAACGCGACAACGAACTGCTCGCGCCCTTCCAGGGGCGCGGGATCGACGTCCCCGCGCTGTACGTGGTGGGAGACCGCGACATGGTCACCTCACCTCATTGCGCGCCCCGGGCGAAGACAGCTCGCTGA
- a CDS encoding alpha/beta fold hydrolase has product MESPPTHRFVDVNGVRLHIAEQGQGPLVLLLHGWPESWYSWRHHSTSSAT; this is encoded by the coding sequence GTGGAAAGTCCGCCAACCCACCGCTTCGTCGACGTGAACGGGGTCAGGCTGCACATCGCCGAGCAGGGGCAGGGGCCGCTGGTCCTGCTGCTGCACGGTTGGCCCGAGAGCTGGTACTCCTGGCGTCACCACTCCACCTCGTCGGCGACGTGA
- a CDS encoding cyclophilin-like fold protein — MNPAPLRTLARVVPAAALLLAVTACTNDSPSSSSKPASPRASTAPAATSPSARTTAMNIRLTINGHRFDATLNDSATARDFAAQLPLTSSLRDFNQAEKIADLPHELSTTGAPEGADPQVGDLAYYEPWGTLATYYRDAPYATGVVPVGLMKTGGTEQLATAEEITIEAAP; from the coding sequence GTGAACCCGGCACCCCTGCGGACTCTCGCCCGTGTGGTCCCGGCCGCCGCCTTGCTGCTGGCCGTGACCGCCTGCACCAACGACTCCCCATCGTCCTCGTCGAAGCCCGCGTCGCCGCGGGCTTCGACAGCCCCGGCCGCCACCTCACCGTCCGCCAGGACTACCGCCATGAACATCCGGCTCACCATCAACGGCCACCGCTTCGACGCCACCCTGAACGACAGCGCCACTGCCCGCGACTTCGCCGCCCAGCTCCCTCTCACCTCGTCTCTGCGCGACTTCAACCAGGCCGAGAAGATCGCCGACCTGCCGCACGAGCTGTCCACCACCGGGGCCCCGGAAGGCGCCGACCCTCAGGTCGGTGATCTCGCCTACTACGAGCCCTGGGGCACCCTGGCCACTTACTACCGAGACGCCCCCTACGCCACCGGTGTGGTCCCCGTCGGGCTGATGAAGACCGGCGGCACCGAGCAGCTCGCCACCGCCGAGGAAATCACCATCGAAGCCGCTCCCTGA
- a CDS encoding MFS transporter, translated as MFIGRFIPAREQRAEVSLRAEVRALRQGRLWLALGAAMLIMGGVLATYTYVTPLLTYRAGIPEGAVPLVLIAFGVGALGGTTTGGRLGDRRPMATTITAAAATALVLLLMIPLSGTPVTATLLVFLMGLTGFTVNPVVTALAMRFAGDAPTLTSALTTTGIAAGSAIAGTALDSSLGLTGPPLVGTVIAALTLLPLIALAVHDTPNKGRIVARSSAHTHARGDEPAQVPSQH; from the coding sequence GTGTTCATCGGCCGCTTCATCCCGGCCCGGGAGCAGCGCGCCGAGGTATCCCTCCGGGCCGAGGTCCGGGCTCTGCGCCAGGGTCGGCTGTGGCTGGCGCTCGGCGCCGCGATGCTGATCATGGGCGGCGTCCTGGCGACGTACACGTACGTCACCCCGTTGCTGACCTACCGCGCCGGCATCCCGGAAGGCGCCGTACCGCTCGTCCTCATCGCCTTCGGCGTCGGAGCCCTGGGCGGCACCACCACCGGAGGCCGTCTAGGCGACCGCCGCCCGATGGCCACCACCATCACGGCCGCCGCGGCCACCGCCCTGGTCCTGCTCCTGATGATCCCGCTGTCCGGCACCCCGGTGACGGCCACTCTCCTCGTCTTTCTCATGGGCCTGACCGGCTTCACGGTCAACCCGGTCGTCACCGCCCTGGCCATGCGCTTCGCGGGCGATGCTCCGACCCTCACCTCGGCGCTGACCACCACCGGCATCGCCGCCGGCTCGGCGATCGCCGGTACGGCCCTGGACTCCTCCCTCGGCCTGACCGGCCCGCCCTTGGTCGGCACCGTCATCGCGGCCCTCACCCTCCTCCCGCTGATCGCCCTCGCCGTCCACGACACCCCCAACAAGGGGCGGATCGTGGCCCGGAGCAGCGCTCACACCCACGCGCGAGGCGACGAACCCGCGCAGGTGCCGTCACAGCACTGA
- a CDS encoding integrase core domain-containing protein, whose product MESQISLYKTELIKPRRPWHGLADVELGTAEWVDWFNNQRLHTAIGDIPPHEHETYHYAQHQPQLAAGVNA is encoded by the coding sequence ATGGAATCCCAGATCAGCCTCTACAAGACAGAGTTGATCAAGCCCCGCAGGCCCTGGCACGGCCTCGCCGACGTCGAACTCGGCACCGCGGAATGGGTCGACTGGTTCAACAACCAGCGCCTCCACACCGCGATCGGAGACATCCCACCCCACGAGCACGAGACCTACCACTACGCTCAACACCAGCCCCAACTGGCGGCTGGAGTCAACGCATAG
- a CDS encoding IS3 family transposase: MGFLRGRARPAIEALVAFIDEFKEVFGVEPICRVLTSHGLKIATSTYYAAKNRTPSTRTVRDTELKTQISRVHTDNFSVYGARKVWRQLHREGIPVARCTVARLMRDLGLEGVRRGKKIRTTVRDDGPDRAADLLQRDFTASRPNERWVADFTYVATWSGIVYVAFVVDLFSRAIVGWSAATSKPPKVVLNALGMALWRRDRSGTPLDRASFIIRMPAANTRLSRSPRTSSRRVSTPPRSAPSATPWTTRSWNPRSASTRQS; the protein is encoded by the coding sequence ATCGGCTTTCTTCGCGGCCGAGCTCGACCGGCCATCGAAGCGCTCGTAGCGTTCATCGACGAGTTCAAGGAGGTGTTCGGAGTCGAGCCGATCTGCCGAGTCCTGACCAGCCACGGACTGAAGATCGCGACGAGCACCTACTACGCCGCAAAGAACCGCACGCCCAGCACCCGAACAGTCCGCGACACCGAACTGAAGACGCAGATCAGCCGCGTCCACACGGACAACTTCAGCGTCTACGGGGCCAGGAAAGTCTGGCGGCAACTGCATCGCGAAGGCATACCGGTGGCCCGCTGCACCGTCGCCCGGCTGATGCGTGACCTGGGCCTGGAGGGCGTTCGGCGAGGGAAGAAGATCCGCACCACCGTCCGGGACGACGGCCCTGATCGGGCAGCTGATCTGCTGCAACGCGACTTCACGGCGTCCCGGCCGAACGAGAGATGGGTCGCGGACTTCACCTATGTCGCCACCTGGTCCGGGATCGTCTACGTCGCGTTCGTCGTGGACCTGTTCTCCCGGGCGATCGTGGGCTGGTCCGCCGCCACCAGCAAGCCGCCCAAGGTCGTCCTCAACGCCCTCGGCATGGCCCTGTGGCGTCGAGACCGCTCCGGAACTCCGCTGGACCGGGCCTCGTTCATCATTCGGATGCCGGCAGCCAATACACGTCTTTCGCGTTCACCGCGCACTTCATCGAGGCGGGTATCGACGCCGCCTCGATCGGCACCGTCGGCGACGCCCTGGACAACGCGCTCATGGAATCCCAGATCAGCCTCTACAAGACAGAGTTGA